A stretch of Triticum aestivum cultivar Chinese Spring chromosome 1D, IWGSC CS RefSeq v2.1, whole genome shotgun sequence DNA encodes these proteins:
- the LOC123182667 gene encoding GATA transcription factor 12 translates to MEAAAECAGGGGALREVKKEAGAGDVFLVDDLLDLPCDDDEEDDAAGFADGAADCSAGEAGGGAGNASADSSTVTAVDSCSNSLSGGLADGDFSGGLCEPYDQLAELEWLSNYMGDDNFPTEDLRKLQLISGIPSASSQTAPPRAPAAPVQPCAGGGAGTALWRSDAHAGQVSVPGKARSKRSRVAPCNWSSRLLVLPPAPASPPSPASAVISPSESGTAFPLFPNKKPAKSSKKKEAPAAPAMTAAEAAAAEGRRCLHCETDKTPQWRTGPLGPKTLCNACGVRYKSGRLVPEYRPAASPTFVPSKHSNSHRKVVELRRQKDTPPQQLLHHSQHQPPPPQQLGPGLGFQVPGPLLFDGPRLGGGADEFLIRNRIGPDHRQLI, encoded by the exons atggaggcggcggccgagtgcgcgggcggcggcggtgccctAAGGGAGGTCAAGAAGGAGGCCGGCGCCGGCGACGTGTTCCTCGTCGACGACCTCCTCGACCTGCCctgcgacgacgacgaggaggacgacgcgGCGGGGTTCGCCGACGGGGCCGCGGACTGTAGCgccggcgaggccggcggcggcgccgggaaCGCGTCGGCCGACTCGTCCACGGTCACCGCCGTCGACAGCTGCAGCAACTCCCTCTCCGGCGGCCTCGCCGACGGCGACTTCTCCGGCGGCCTCTGCGAGCCG TACGACCAGTTGGCGGAGCTGGAATGGCTGTCCAACTACATGGGCGACGACAACTTCCCCACCGAGGACCTCCGCAAGCTGCAGCTCATCTCCGGCATCCCCTCGGCCTCGTCCCAGACGGCGCCGCCGCGCGCGCCCGCCGCGCCGGTGCAGCCTTGTGCCGGTGGTGGCGCCGGTACGGCCTTGTGGCGCTCGGACGCGCACGCCGGGCAGGTGTCCGTGCCGGGCAAGGCGCGCAGCAAGCGGTCCCGCGTCGCGCCCTGCAACTGGTCCTCCCGCCTGCTCGTGCTCCCGCCggcgccggcctcgccgccctccccGGCGTCCGCCGTCATCTCGCCGTCCGAGTCCGGGACGGCGTTCCCGCTCTTCCCGAACAAGAAGCCCGCCAAGTCGTCCAAGAAGAAGGAGGCGCCGGCCGCGCCCGCCATGACCGCCGCGGAGGCCGCGGCCGCGGAGGGGCGGCGGTGCCTGCACTGCGAAACCGACAAGACGCCGCAGTGGAGGACGGGGCCGCTGGGGCCCAAGACGCTGTGCAACGCGTGCGGGGTGCGGTACAAGTCCGGGCGGCTGGTGCCGGAGTACCGGCCGGCGGCGAGCCCGACGTTCGTGCCGTCCAAGCACTCCAACTCGCACCGCAAGGTGGTGGAGCTGCGGCGCCAGAAGGACACACCGCCCCAGCAGCTGCTGCACCATTCCcagcaccagccgccgccgccgcagcagctgggGCCGGGCCTGGGGTTCCAGGTGCCGGGCCCGCTGCTGTTCGACGGGCCGCGcctgggcggcggcgcggacgagttCCTCATCCGCAACCGCATAGGGCCCGACCACCGGCAGCTCATCTAG